Genomic segment of Deinococcus multiflagellatus:
CGAGAAGTTTCCCACCAAAACTCTTGTTACCGGAACCTGTTTCAAACTTACTACCAAGAACGACGATGACAAATATTTGATAGCAACTTTTCTGCTGACAAAGTACGGTCAGGCTCTGAAGGACAGAGCAAAGACCAATCTTCTGGTCAGTTACATTGCAAAGGATGATCTTTACAGTATTCCGATTCCCAGCGTCACGAATGCCTTGCTGAAAGAGATCAAACGTCTCTATAAATCAAGTGAGCTACTGAGAGAACAGGCCCACACCCAGCTCAAGCAAGCCGAGGCCCTCCTCCTCTCCGAGTTGGGGCTGGAGCAGTGGCAGCCGCCCGAGGCGCTGACCTACGAGCGGCGTGCAAAGGATGTGTTTGGAGCGGGGCGGCTGGATGCGGAGTATTTCGCGCCAAAAATCACGGACCTTCTGGGTCGCCTGGAGGCTTCGGGGCAGACCCTCGCGGACATTGCCCCAGCCAGGCACGAGAGGTTCACCCCAACAAAGGGCGAACATTTTCAGTACATCGAGATTGGCGGAGTGAAGGGTGATGGCACCGTCGAGGCCGAAACCGTAGCAGGCGAGGACGCGCCGAGCCGTGCCACCTGGTATGTCCGGGGGGGCGATGTGGTGACTTCCACCGTGCGCCCCATCCGCCGCCTGTCTGCCGTCGTCTCACCTGCACAGGATGGGAACGTGTGTTCATCGGGGTTTGTGGTGCTG
This window contains:
- a CDS encoding restriction endonuclease subunit S domain-containing protein, translating into MAEVRLSEVSTGNAQKRFDPEYFNRAALFAAKQLEGASELGSLVDSGYRVVYENTEAIEVNEESTLPYFLQSSDITTPFINSEGMIRVAESEWLRYPKGRIQPGELLIEVKGKAEKIAIVPEKFPTKTLVTGTCFKLTTKNDDDKYLIATFLLTKYGQALKDRAKTNLLVSYIAKDDLYSIPIPSVTNALLKEIKRLYKSSELLREQAHTQLKQAEALLLSELGLEQWQPPEALTYERRAKDVFGAGRLDAEYFAPKITDLLGRLEASGQTLADIAPARHERFTPTKGEHFQYIEIGGVKGDGTVEAETVAGEDAPSRATWYVRGGDVVTSTVRPIRRLSAVVSPAQDGNVCSSGFVVLEPLGVPSELLLTYLRLPHVCQILDLRTSASLYPALSERDLMSMPIPTFTPGTVEAVVRSVRESHERRAQSSQLLDAAKRAVEIAIEESEAAALAYLSRRAFDHGE